From the genome of Acidimicrobiales bacterium:
GGCCGCGTCGGCCGCCGGTGGGGTGGCCGTCGCGGCCGGCGTCAGCCGGCGATGGCGCCGACCGGCTCCAGCCGCCGGTCGTCGTCGGACGGGGTGGCGAGCGCCGGCACCCTCGCCGGCACCTCCGGCTCGGCCGACTCCCCCCGCTTGGCGTAGCGGTTGACGTACTCCTGGCCCGACAGCGCCCGGATCTCGAACATGATCTCGTCGGTGATCTGGCGCAGCACCAGCGGGTCGGTCGCCCGGTCCCGGTAGCGGCCGAAGTCGAGCGGGGCGCCGATGCGGATCGTCACCGGCACCCACGGCGTCACCGTGCGGGACCCGATCTCCTGCACCCGGTCGGTGTTCACCATGGCGACGGGCAGGACGGGCACGTCGCAGCGCAGCGCCAGCCGGGCGACGCCGGTGCGGCCCTTGTAGAGCCGCCCATCGGGCGAGCGGGTGCCCTCCGGGTAGATGCCGAACAGCCCGCCGGCCTCCAGCACCTCGGCGGCGGCGTCGAGGGCGGCGGCCGACGCCGACCCGCCGCCCCGCTTGATCGGGATCTGGCCGACGGCCCGGAAGAACCACGCCGTCTTCGGGTTCTCGAAGTACTCGGCCTTGGCGACGAAGGTGATGCGGCGGGACAGGACCGCCGGGAGGAAGAACGAGTCGCACACCGCGAGGTGGTTGGAGGCGAGGATCGCCGCGCCGGACGCCGGCACGTGCTCGAGGCCCTCCACCCTGATCCGGTAGAAGAACCGGAACACGGGGAGCAGGATCGCCTTCACCAGCCGGTAGGCCACGACGGCGCAGGCTAGTGGGTGGTCCCCGGCGGCCGGGCGGGCCGTCCCCGGTCCCGGACCCGCTGGTCAAGTGGCGGTAGCCTCGGGCAGATGAACCGGCGGCTCACGGCCAGGGGGCGGGAGCGGAGGCGCCAGCTGATGGCCTACGCCGCCGCCCGCTTCGCCGAGAACGGGTACCACCCCACCTCGGTCGCCGAGATCGTCCAGGGGCTCGGCGTCGGCAAGGGCGTCTTCTACTGGTACTTCTCCTCGAAGGAGGAGCTGTTCGTCGAGATCCTGCGGGAGTCCCAGCAGGACCTGCGGCGGCGCCAGGAGCAGGCCATCGGCGACGAGCCCGACCCGCTCCGGCGCATCGAGCTCGGCATCCGGGCGTCGATGGCCTGGGCCGAGGAGCACCGGGACGTGTACCGGCTGTTCCAGTTCGCGGCCACCGAGGAGCGCTTCGCCCCGTCGCTGCGCCGGGGCCAGGAGGTGCTCGTCGCCGACGCCGCCCGCCACGTGAAGGAGGGCATCGTGGACGGCGTCATCCACGACGCCGACCCGATCGTGCTGGCCCACGCCATCCTCGGGGTGACGAGCCACCTGGCCCGCTCCCTCGTCCACGAGCGGGGCGAGCCGGCCGGCGACGTGGCCGACGTGGCCGTCGCCTTCTGCCTCGGCGGCCTCAGGGGCTGACCCCGGCTAGCCCAGCTTGGTCAGCGCCCGGCGGAGGTTCCTCGTCGCCTGGGCGATGCGCTGCTCGTTCTCGATCAGCGCGAACCGCACGTGGCCGTCGCCACCGGGGCCGAACCCCACGCCGGGGGACACGGCGACGTGGGCGTCGCGCACGAGGAACGAGGCGAACTCGATCGACCCCATCTCCCGGTAGGGCTCGGGGATCGGGGCCCACACGAACATCGTCCCCCTGGGCCGGGCCACGTCCCAGCCGATGCGGTTCAGCCCGTCGCACAGGGCGTTGCGGCGGCTCTCGTAGACCTCCCGCACCAGCTTCGGGAACTCCGGCGCCTCGTTCAGGGTGACGGTGGCCGCGATCTGGATGGGCTGGAAGGTGCCGTAGTCGAGGTACGACTTGAGGCGGCCGAGGCCGGCCACCACCTCGCGGTTGCCGACCACGAACGCCACCCGCCAGCCGGCCATCGAGAAGGACTTGGTCAGCGAGTACAGCTCGACGGCCACCTCCTTCGCGCCGTCGACCTCGAGGATCGACGGGGGCGACCAGCCGTCGAAGCCGAGGTCGGCGTAGGCGAAGTCGTGGACGAGCAGCACCTCGTGCTCGCGGGCGAAGTCGACCACCCGGCGCATGAACGCGAGGTCCACGCAGGCGGTGGTCGGGTTGTGCGGGAACGACAGGACGATGACCCTGGGCTTGGGCCACGAGTACGTCCAGGCCTCGAGGAGCCGCTCGAACCAGTCCACGTCGGTGCCGAGCGGCACCTCGCGCACGTCGGCCCCGGCGAACAGCGGCCCGTAGATGTGGATCGGGTACGACGGCGACGGCACCAGGGCGGCGTCGCCCGGCTGGAGGAGCACCCACATCAGGTGGGAGAAGCCCTCCTTGGCGCCGATCGTGTTGATCACCTCGGTCTCCGGGTCGAGCTCGACGCCGAAGCGGCGGAGGTACAGGTCGGCGACGGCCTGGCGGAGCTTCGGGATGCCCCGGCTGGCGGAGTACCGGTGGTTCCGGGGGTTGCGGGCCGCCTCGGCCAGCTTGTCGACGGCCACCTCGGGCGACGGGAGGTCCGGGTTGCCGAAGCCGAGGTCGACGACGTCCGCGCCCTGCCGGCGGGCCGCCACCTTCAGCCCGTCGATGATCGTGAAGACGTAGGGCGGCAGGTTCGTGATCCGGCGCAGCTCCATGCCCCCACCGTAGGGCGGGGCCGACGGTCAGCCGGGAGCGAGGTCGCTCGCCCGGTCCCGGCCGAGCAGGGCGGCGCCGACGGCACCCGCCCGCGGCCCGAGCACGGTCCCGACGATGCGCACGTCGCCCCGCTCCTCGCCACCCATCACCACCTCGGCGAAGGCCCGCCTCGTCGGCGCGAGGACGAGCTCGGCGGCCGCGGCCAGGCCGCCGCCGAGGACCACGACCTCGGGGTCGAGGATGGCGACGAGGTTGGCGACGCCGAGCGCGATCCACCAGCCGAACCGCTCGAGGACGGCGAGCGCCTGCTCGTCCCCCTCGGCGGCGGCCGCGGTCACCTGCTCGCCCCGCACGTCCTCCGGGTCGCCGCCGGCCAGCTCGACGACCCGGGCGGCCAGGCCGGCGTGGGCCGCCTCCCTGGCCAGCCGGCCGAGCCCGCTCCCCGACCCGAACCGCTCCCAGCAGCCCCGCCGCCCGCACGGGCAGGCCGGCCCGCTCGGGTCGACGACCATGTGGCCAGGCTCGCCGCCGAAGCCGTGGCCGCCCCGCACGAGCGTCCCGTTGGCGATCAGGCCGCCGCCGATGCCGGTGCCCAGGGTGAGGACGACGGCGTCGGACACGCCGCGCGCCGCCCCGAGCTGGAACTCGCCCCACGCCGCGCAGGTGGCGTCGTTGTCCACGGCGACCGGCACGCCGAGCCGCCGGCCGAGCCCCTCGGTGAAGTTGACGCCGGCGCCGCCCGGCAGGTTGGGCCCGACCCGCAGCACGCCCGTCCGGTCGACCAGGCCGGGGATGCCGGCCCCGGCGGCGGCGGCGGGCACCGAGCGGGCCTGGAGCTCGGCGCCGAGCCCGGCGGCCGCGTCGAGCACGGCGTCGCCGCCGGCCGGCGTGGGCACCTTGCCCTCGGCCAGCACCGTCCCCGTCTCGTCGACCACGACCCCGAGGATCTTCGTGCCGCCGACGTCGAGCCCCAGCCAGCCGCCGGCGGCCACGGCCGTCAGTAGCGGAGGAGCGCGCCGATGCGCCCCAGGACGTCGAGGTCGGCGCAGTCCACGCACAGGTCGACGCGG
Proteins encoded in this window:
- a CDS encoding TetR/AcrR family transcriptional regulator — protein: MNRRLTARGRERRRQLMAYAAARFAENGYHPTSVAEIVQGLGVGKGVFYWYFSSKEELFVEILRESQQDLRRRQEQAIGDEPDPLRRIELGIRASMAWAEEHRDVYRLFQFAATEERFAPSLRRGQEVLVADAARHVKEGIVDGVIHDADPIVLAHAILGVTSHLARSLVHERGEPAGDVADVAVAFCLGGLRG
- a CDS encoding aminotransferase class I/II-fold pyridoxal phosphate-dependent enzyme; the protein is MELRRITNLPPYVFTIIDGLKVAARRQGADVVDLGFGNPDLPSPEVAVDKLAEAARNPRNHRYSASRGIPKLRQAVADLYLRRFGVELDPETEVINTIGAKEGFSHLMWVLLQPGDAALVPSPSYPIHIYGPLFAGADVREVPLGTDVDWFERLLEAWTYSWPKPRVIVLSFPHNPTTACVDLAFMRRVVDFAREHEVLLVHDFAYADLGFDGWSPPSILEVDGAKEVAVELYSLTKSFSMAGWRVAFVVGNREVVAGLGRLKSYLDYGTFQPIQIAATVTLNEAPEFPKLVREVYESRRNALCDGLNRIGWDVARPRGTMFVWAPIPEPYREMGSIEFASFLVRDAHVAVSPGVGFGPGGDGHVRFALIENEQRIAQATRNLRRALTKLG
- a CDS encoding lysophospholipid acyltransferase family protein, giving the protein MAYRLVKAILLPVFRFFYRIRVEGLEHVPASGAAILASNHLAVCDSFFLPAVLSRRITFVAKAEYFENPKTAWFFRAVGQIPIKRGGGSASAAALDAAAEVLEAGGLFGIYPEGTRSPDGRLYKGRTGVARLALRCDVPVLPVAMVNTDRVQEIGSRTVTPWVPVTIRIGAPLDFGRYRDRATDPLVLRQITDEIMFEIRALSGQEYVNRYAKRGESAEPEVPARVPALATPSDDDRRLEPVGAIAG
- a CDS encoding ROK family protein codes for the protein MAAGGWLGLDVGGTKILGVVVDETGTVLAEGKVPTPAGGDAVLDAAAGLGAELQARSVPAAAAGAGIPGLVDRTGVLRVGPNLPGGAGVNFTEGLGRRLGVPVAVDNDATCAAWGEFQLGAARGVSDAVVLTLGTGIGGGLIANGTLVRGGHGFGGEPGHMVVDPSGPACPCGRRGCWERFGSGSGLGRLAREAAHAGLAARVVELAGGDPEDVRGEQVTAAAAEGDEQALAVLERFGWWIALGVANLVAILDPEVVVLGGGLAAAAELVLAPTRRAFAEVVMGGEERGDVRIVGTVLGPRAGAVGAALLGRDRASDLAPG